In Terriglobia bacterium, a genomic segment contains:
- a CDS encoding STAS domain-containing protein yields the protein MPLKIVQRSAEDVVILDLAGRLWILDLPLRDLTGSLLLDGKKYFVVNLAGVDYVDSSGLGQLVSMWTSIRNKGGHLAILSPTKRVEKLLEITRLDTVFTIVHAEDEAVRKARTASA from the coding sequence ATGCCACTGAAAATCGTCCAGCGCAGCGCTGAAGATGTCGTGATTCTTGATCTGGCCGGCAGATTGTGGATCCTCGATCTGCCACTGCGCGATCTGACCGGCAGTCTTCTTCTAGACGGCAAAAAATATTTCGTCGTCAACCTTGCCGGCGTCGACTACGTGGATAGCTCGGGCCTGGGTCAACTTGTTTCAATGTGGACTTCCATTCGAAACAAGGGAGGACATCTCGCCATCTTGAGTCCCACAAAACGCGTCGAAAAGCTTCTCGAAATTACCCGCCTCGATACTGTTTTCACCATCGTTCATGCCGAAGACGAGGCTGTCCGGAAAGCGCGAACGGCGTCGGCGTAA
- a CDS encoding PilZ domain-containing protein: protein MVERRKHKRIQALIHRESIALVRHNLQTLPANIADLSVDGALLQFPSTRFGFDEGSSVSVWLDSGGTLFEIQAVVIRTEPGYVAVRFSGMTRENDAEVRRKLIRMEMISSRSKTAVAVV, encoded by the coding sequence GTGGTTGAACGTCGGAAACATAAAAGGATTCAGGCTCTAATACATCGGGAATCGATTGCACTGGTCAGGCATAACCTCCAGACTCTTCCCGCAAATATCGCAGACCTCAGCGTGGACGGGGCGCTTCTCCAGTTTCCCTCCACACGGTTTGGTTTTGATGAGGGAAGTTCGGTTTCTGTATGGCTGGACAGCGGCGGCACATTGTTTGAGATCCAGGCAGTGGTTATCCGGACGGAACCGGGGTATGTTGCTGTCCGCTTCTCCGGCATGACCCGCGAGAACGATGCGGAAGTCCGGAGAAAACTGATCCGGATGGAAATGATCTCCTCCCGCTCGAAGACCGCTGTCGCAGTTGTCTGA